Genomic segment of Glandiceps talaboti chromosome 17, keGlaTala1.1, whole genome shotgun sequence:
GGTCACTAAATTGTTGAACTTACTACTGCTCAGGTAGGTAGAATACTTGGATGGTAGGTTTATGTTGTTAggtatcttttttttaatgcaAGGTAAGTTTGACAAGCTCACCCGGCCCATATGTTGTTGATGAATTTCGTCAAGATGTTATTTTTCATGTGTCATATTCCTAAGATGCTGCCTCATTTTTGACAATAGTGTAACGTACAAATGCTCGGAATAATTCATGGTAACTTAAAGTAGTATGCACCTCATAAATAAAAATCTTAAACTTTTGTTATTACGTTGATCAAGAAAGCCCATTCTTTGACAAacttctgggggggggggggtcaggggttactgtacaaattttagaaatattggtcaaaactatcaaaatccaatatggctgccaaatccaatatggccaccaaatactgtgtgaACTGTATGAGAGAAATAAAAGACTCAGTTTCCCTAAAAACAAGACTGAACCTCCGAATTTCTTGCATTACCTTCTAAAGGACCAGGAAAATGTTCTCGTATGACAAACTTTGATCTGTGAGGTGCATTCTACTTTAAACTAAGACTTGCCAAGAATTACGATTATATCAGACATCTCCACCTGTAACTTCAAATTAGTTTAGTTTGAATTCTGGCATGTAATTCATTCACAGtattaaatgttattttttttaaacacatcaAGTTTAATGTAGTTGATTTTGAATATAGTTTTGCTGAGAAATACAAGTTGAGATCATTGTTGTCTCTGAATTAAGTGCAGTCTGctcaatattattataattggTCTGACCATGGGGgctttcttttgaaaatgcCACTCTGTGACAGCTTGGGCATCTATTTACGAGTCTGTAGTATTAAATCATGCAGGTATAATTGCAACTTTGTTTCAGTGAAGTGATACTAAACTAAAGGCTACCAGACACAACACTTGTGATGTCAAAAACATTTGGCGTTATCTCAGACAATGAACACAGTGTCTGTGAAGTTATTCAAAACATAATCTGTCTTTACCTACTAAACTATGCCAGGTGTGCATTGCAACTAAGTACCAAATACAGTTAACGTTGAAACATGTTACAAGTATTTTCAATGACATTAAGCAAAAGGGGCAGAAAGGTGGTTCACTTTAATATAATGATGTTGCATAGTCTAGGTTGGACAAAACAGTGATCGTGGTTGTAGTGGTGTTACTATACTGACTCCCTGTGATTGAACCTTGGAGAACTACTTTGAAGCTCTTGGCCCATTTGAGACAGAATTTTCTTTGACCGGCCCAATTCCTGGTTGAGTGTTGTACAGACTGGATGAGTTGGCTGTGCCTCACTCTCATGACGAGTGTGAATTTGGAGGATATTTCAGCTTTTGGGGATGGTTATTTGCACAGCTTATAGGTACTGTGCATTGGGAGAACATTGACAGTCCCCACAGTCTTGATAGCCAGTTTGCAACAAAGACTTGAATGAATGGAAAATCTGTAGCATTGTgttatgtctgtgtatgtatatatgtgtgtgtgtgtgtgtgtgaatcaaTTGCCAGCGCAACAATTTTCAGAACAAAATACCACAAAAGCATCTACAATATGCATGAACATTGTTACAGCAAATTTTTATTTCCGAGGCACATTCTACAACATCCCGTACAGTTAGACATATTTTTTGCATAATCTGAATTGCTATACACAGTTAATGAGATTACATCATTTGCAAAAGAAAAATATACCAAGGGGACTAGTGTGCTAGACACAAAACATAGTAGATGGCTGGATAGTTATGATGGTAACACTGTTAAACTTATCATAGATCGAAAACATGTACACGTGTTCAGAATAGATTCAAGTGTACAACAAATAGCAAAGTAtacaataattatgtaatattttatttcaatattagttTCCAACATGTATCGTCAATTATACACACATTTTTACCACAGAGGTAGTCCTTTCTTCAAATGCCAACTATAGAAATAGATGAAAtgattaatttgaataaatatgcatgggaatcaaaataaaagttaATTAATCTTCAATGTAGTAAGAATTtagttatttatatatttattcttAGATATATTGTTGGTGAAAATCCTGGCCCattcttatttcaatatttttctacaCACAAAAACTCCCGTACAGTTAGACATATTTTTTGCATAATCTGAATTGCTATACACAGTTAATGAGATTACATCATTTGCAAAAGAAAAATATACCAAGGGGACTAGTGTGCTAGACACAAAACATAGTAGATGGCTGGATAGTTATGATGGTAACACTGTTAAACTTATCATAGATCGAAAACATGTACACGTGTTCAGAATAGATTCAAGTGTACAACAAATAGCAAAGTAtacaataattatgtaatattttatttcaatattagttTCCAACATGTATCGTCAATTATACACACATTTTTACCACAGAGGTAGTCCTTTCTTCAAATGCCAACTATAGAAATAGATGAAAtgattaatttgaataaatatgcatgggaatcaaaataaaagttaATTAATCTTCAATGTAGTAAGAATTtagttatttatatatttattcttAGATATATTGTTGGTGAAAATCCTGGCCCattcttatttcaatatttttctacaCACAAAAACTCTCTCTGCAGTGCCTTCCAGGTGAAAATGCCGTTCACAAGTGAATTTTGCGTCTTCAAACATGGAAACTGCTTTCTCCATTCCCCACATGTTGCCTAGACCAAAGCCACCATCAAAGTATAAAGACACTGGCATACAATGCATCAAACTGGcaacataaaaaatagaagcTCCTGGGTTATCTAAATTATCGGATAACTTAGTGTGGCTATCAACATCTATCACAATGAAATACCCTTCACTCTTGAGCACTCTATAACACTCTTCCAATGCCAAATCAGGACGAGCCTGGTCGTGAATTGAATCAATAGATAGCAGAAGCTTGAATTTTTCTGACCAATCAGAGGGAAGCTTGGCAGCATCGTAACAGCAATAGGTCAGATTTGAAAGCTTTAACTCAGCTGCCTTCAACTGTGCTTCCTGCATTTCTGCTTCAGCGAAGTCTATGCCATAGAAGGTGCTCTTTGGGAATGCTTTCGCTAATTCGAGAATAGCTGTACCCTTGCCACATCCAATATCACAGACACTGATACCAGATTCTGCAATAAAAAGGAAAACAGTCCAGTGAGTGTGCGATTATTCATGTGTTGGCATTGATAACGATTGTTTTAACTGTATCAACTGGACAGGATATTATTTATTTAGAAGTGCAAAGTACAAATAAGTATGGGAAAGTAGTTCTCGTGCAGTACGAattatgttatttacatttCGATGATGGGTGGTAATCGGAGAAGGATCTAAATACAGTGATACAACTTGCATGATTAAATTTTGGTATTACCTAAGTTTGCCATGACGTCATCCATATCTCTAATGAAGTCAGGAACACTGCCAGAAAATCTGGTAATTGAGATTTCGTTCATTAAACGACTAAAACTCTTATAAGCAGAATAAGGAACACCTGTaaagtatatttaaaaaataaattagatTCTGAATCGCAGTCTCATCCTTCGGGCATCCATatttaattctgtttctcatcgtAGCACCTTAGAAATATTAGGTCAGTCGGTTAAAGAAATTCGTTTTTAAGGCAAGTGTTCATGTTGAGTTCATCTGACAAACAGCGGCGTGATTTTTTTATCCTGCCGTTGAGGGCGTCAATTTTGTGACACCCTCAGTTTTCATGCTTGACCTTATTTCGATTGAGAAGATCGTATAGTTGGTATATAGTTACACAGTTACATGAGCATTTCCAGGCATTATCGGAGCTGTTATCATCCCTTTCCAAAAGACTGGACTTACTTACATATCAAACTTGTATTCGGATAAGTACTAACATTATAACCAATATCGATTGAGacgacacacgcacacacacacacacacacacacacacacacacacacacacattaggCAGGTAAGGTTTTACCACTAGGTCCTTCAGGATCCATACAATGTAAAACATCGTTATAAGCTTCACACATTCCAGGCACCATTTGCACTAATCTGGAAACATTTGCGTGTGCTTGTCCCCCAAGGAGACAGTCCAAACGTGATGGAGATATAAAATAAGTTTCTTCCTCAGGGTTGTAGTCAATGATTCTCCCAGTGACCATGCCTGCAAGCCACTCTCGTACATATCTgcagaaaacaacaaaacacgATTTTATTGTTACTTAGAACATCTCACACTAGACTATGGTAAATCTCTTATATAGTTACAGGTTTTCATTCTAATGTCTTATTGCaatgatttgtttattttcaaccatataatttattacatacactgaCGTATGTGTGATGTTTGAATGctcattttcattaaaactatcgTCATTAGTAACGGTTTTGTGAACAGGTACTCTAGTTACTattagtttagttcctatacagtaacgttacgatttacacttcCACTGACAGTATAGTCGAAGatgttactctagaagtcccgAGATGcgatttaaaattcatccacagccacccacacagtcattaacataatgtcatttttaatcAACCAGAAATTCTAACCactaacacagtccctcataaagttagggtttattggggcagttatgtaatgtccaaatatggtatatttgtcagctcaggatgctacttatacactgtttacgtcactataatagttggggttcactgattggatgaacaactgtTTGTgttgattgagggactttgactagacgtggtttagttagaaaccacggtGGCATTCAGACTAAGTTACTATGCGTGTAGTCATTTTCGCTTCATACGACCTCTCTCTACACATATTGTCAAACGGacacatttcattgaaaatgtAACTAAATGTCCTGCTGGGGAAATGATGGACAGCGCATGTCAGTCATAATCAACCACACACTGGcaggtggttgtaattggtaaattcgttcagtttactacaaacgcAACATCCAGTCACAGGGGCTCGAAATATATGGCAAGTCGAGTAGGCCAAAAAgtacaaattttgaatttgcattttatttcctgaattttttattttagttgtacgattttatttttaaatatatttctccgctttttaaatataatttgtcttataaacatttcaactcttcattttatttcattttatttgtgatttcttttaaattttcattcagGATTTTAAAAAGGATAAGAAAACTTTTTCTTcaagattttttgaaattttgtttccGGCTTTGGACCACTCAATATCCACAGCAGGGATGTGGAGTAGCTCTTATATGGCCGACTCCGGATTAAGGCCTACTAAACTTTTCAGAAAGTTATGTGCACCTTCTTAATagaaataaatttgtaataaaagaGCCAGGAaagtacatatattgttatGGCCTTGAGACTCAGCAGTGACCTGACGTCCCATTCCCTGGTTGAAGAATGTGAGTTGCCTACTTTGTAGTCTTAAGAATGTGCGATACAACGGATTTCATTCACTCGTACGCACCCTTTCAAGATCTTTACAAACGTACCAGGTGCGTGACTAAATGACGTCCGAGTGTAATCCAAATCTATCCAGAGATGACATGATTCGttttttgacgtaatttcaaCGTTTTTAAGCAATCaacatttataaatacatgacattgtaattATGAAGTTGTTTTTTGGATTTTGATATCGATTTTTGGACATTCGTTTTTTGAAACTCGTCGAAAATCAACACTTGATAGATtgggatttcacttggacgtctTTAGTCACTCGTCGGTACCCATAGTGTTTGGGAATCAAACTATCAATATAGGCCAAACTGACCTTTCTTTCTTGTTAGCTTCTCGTGCAATTTCACTGGACGTTTTCGGTTCCCCAAGCCTCGACATAGTTTGAAACAGACCTGCTGCTGAACCAATTGCTAGGCCAATACTTAGGAACCCTGATGACAACACCCCATGGATTCTACTCTTAAACTCCTCATTCGTTTCTGGTTTTGCTTCTTTTGATGCCATTGTCAGATTTTGA
This window contains:
- the LOC144448293 gene encoding S-adenosylmethionine-dependent methyltransferase Rv2258c-like gives rise to the protein MASKEAKPETNEEFKSRIHGVLSSGFLSIGLAIGSAAGLFQTMSRLGEPKTSSEIAREANKKERYVREWLAGMVTGRIIDYNPEEETYFISPSRLDCLLGGQAHANVSRLVQMVPGMCEAYNDVLHCMDPEGPSGVPYSAYKSFSRLMNEISITRFSGSVPDFIRDMDDVMANLESGISVCDIGCGKGTAILELAKAFPKSTFYGIDFAEAEMQEAQLKAAELKLSNLTYCCYDAAKLPSDWSEKFKLLLSIDSIHDQARPDLALEECYRVLKSEGYFIVIDVDSHTKLSDNLDNPGASIFYVASLMHCMPVSLYFDGGFGLGNMWGMEKAVSMFEDAKFTCERHFHLEGTAERVFVCRKILK